The following coding sequences are from one Polyodon spathula isolate WHYD16114869_AA chromosome 7, ASM1765450v1, whole genome shotgun sequence window:
- the LOC121318476 gene encoding host cell factor 2-like: MAAESPIWRKVNTFSGPVPRSRHGHRAAAIRELLIVFGGGNEGIAEELHVYNTVSKQWFLPAVRGDIPPGCAAHGFACEGTRILVFGGMVEFGKYSNSLYELQASRWLWKKLKPKPPRNGVLPCPRLGHSFTLFGNKCYLFGGLANDSDDPNSNVPRYLNDFYELELQAVSGVKGWNIPETKGTAPSARESHTAIIYSSKGSYSPKLYIFGGMRGYRLGDLWQLDLETMTWTLPETKGPSPIPRSLHSSNVIGNKMYIFGGWIPILMNEDKSSAFDNEWSCTNSMSCLNLDTMMWNSLVWERQEDGKASSPRPRAGHCAAVIGSRLYIWSGRDGYRKAWNYQVCCKDLWYLETEKPSTPSPVFLVKATLQSLHVAWHPLPAAESYLLQLQPEPTAPASPTTLSFNQLSSTYPPATVPLKELQQGAAATLLELSGTTGAQAAQSTGSTAISQPQSGKEAAHTHKVTSHVPSHIEREDTSLKKLGCHESSIENSVDQNAACAAESNHFPVTGPHSATGLVLTEQDATANLAPPNQMTVPESIVKSEPMETELSNDAAPLPPKSQNQDNTTPANLTTTSVASTKSIIQMGNTELADNQWYDVGIFKTLFSEVTHYYLPPVDRKGNLEPTNSPDYEDLKQRALTPGAAYRFRVAGINSCGQGQFSQVSEYKTCQPGFPGAPSSVKITKAADCIHITWEPPTSPSGKILEYSMYLAVRKSRSSTVVSSSQLAFIRIYRGTKIHCTVTSSQLSNALIDCTSRPAVVFRIAAKNEQGYGPATQIRWLQDTFKPRLPPVAAPQSTDKQPLELPDSTGTLDTKTET, translated from the exons ATGGCTGCTGAAAGTCCCATCTGGAGGAAGGTAAACACCTTCAGCGGCCCGGTTCCACGGTCGCGACACGGGCACCGTGCAGCCGCTATCCGGGAGCTACTCATAGTCTTCGGGGGAGGGAACGAGGGGATAGCCGAGGAGCTGCATGTTTACAACACCG TTTCGAAACAGTGGTTCCTGCCTGCAGTGCGAGGAGACATCCCACCTGGGTGTGCAGCACATGGCTTTGCCTGTGAAGGGACCAGGATCCTGGTATTTGGTGGGATGGTGGAATTTGGGAAATACAGCAACAGCCTTTATGAGTTACAG GCAAGCCGATGGCTTTGGAAGAAGCTGAAACCCAAACCCCCGAGGAACGGCGTGCTCCCCTGTCCTCGACTCGGTCACAGCTTCACACTTTTTGGCAACAAATGCTATCTGTTTGGGGGCCTGGCGAACGACAGCGATGATCCCAATAGCAATGTCCCAAG GTACCTGAATGACTTTTAcgagctggagctgcaggcagtttcgGGTGTGAAAGGCTGGAATATTCCTGAGACAAAGGGGACGGCTCCCTCCGCGCGGGAGTCGCACACAGCCATCATCTATAGCAGCAAGGGCTCTTACTCCCCCAAGCTCTACATCTTTGGGGGCATGCGGGGGTACAGGCTGGGGGACCTCTGGCAGCTTGACCTAG AAACCATGACGTGGACACTGCCGGAAACCAAAGGCCCATCTCCTATACCCAGGAGTCTCCACTCCTCTAATGTCATTGGAaataa GATGTACATATTTGGTGGCTGGATTCCAATATTGATGAATGAAGACAAATCAAGTGCCTTTGATAATGAGTGGTCCTGCACCAATTCAATGTCTTGCCTGAACCTAG ACACCATGATGTGGAATAGCCTGGTATGGGAGAGGCAGGAGGATGGGAAGGCGAGCAGCCCACGGCCCCGCGCTGGACACTGTGCCGCTGTCATTGGCTCCCGCCTCTATATCTGGAGTGGGAGGGATGGCTACAGGAAAGCCTGGAACTATCAGGTGTGCTGTAAGGACCTCTGGTACCTGGAGACCG agAAGCCTTCAACTCCATCGCCAGTGTTTTTAGTAAAAGCTACCCTCCAGTCCCTTCACGTGGCCTGGCACCCACTCCCAGCAGCAGAGTCCTATCTACTCCAACTGCAGCCTGAGCCCACAGCACCAGCTTCCCCAACAACCCTTTCCTTTAACCAGCTCTCATCGACCTATCCACCTGCCACAGTGCCACTAAAAGAGCTGCAACAAGGAGCAGCAGCCACCTTGCTGGAACTATCAG GTACCACAGGAGCACAAGCAGCTCAGAGCACAGGCAGCACTGCCATCTCTCAGCCACAGTCAGGAAAAGAGGCTGCACACACCCACAAG GTAACTTCCCATGTGCCATCACATATTGAAAGGGAGGACACTTCACTGAAAAAGCTGGGATGCCATGAATCAAGTATTGAGAATAGTGTGGATCAAAATGCAGCCTGTGCAGCTGAAAGTAACCACTTTCCTGTAACAGGGCCTCATAGTGCTACAG GCCTTGTTCTTACAGAGCAGGACGCCACAGCAAATCTTGCCCCACCCAATCAAATGACAGTTCCCGAGTCCATTGTTAAATCAGAGCCCATGGAAACCGAACTTAGTAATGATGCTGCACCGCTACCTCCAAAGTCTCAAA ACCAAGACAATACTACACCAGCCAATTTGACAACTACCTCAGTAGCTTCCACTAAGAGCATCATTCAAATG GGAAACACAGAACTGGCAGATAACCAGTGGTATGATGTGGGGATCTTTAAAACACTTTTCTCTGAAGTGACACACTATTACCTACCACCAGTGGACCGTAAAGGGAAT CTGGAGCCTACTAATTCGCCTGATTATGAGGACCTGAAGCAGCGAGCTTTGACACCGGGTGCTGCGTACCGCTTCAGGGTGGCTGGGATAAACAGCTGTGGACAAGGCCAGTTTAGTCAAGTCAGTGAATACAAGACCTGCCAGCCTGGCTTTCCTGGAGCACCATCGTCTGTCAAGATAACAAAG GCAGCAGATTGTATTCATATCACTTGGGAGCCTCCAACTTCACCCTCTGGTAAAATCCTGGAGTATTCCATGTACCTGGCAGTGCGGAAAAGCCGTTCAAGCACAGTAGTGAGCTCCAGCCAGCTAGCCTTCATCAGGATCTACAGGGGCACCAAGATCCACTGCACAGTGACTTCCTCCCAGCTGAGCAACGCACTCATCGATTGCACGTCGAGACCTGCTGTGGTGTTCCGCATCGCAGCCAAGAACGAGCAGGGCTACGGGCCAGCTACGCAGATCCGATGGCTACAAG ATACATTTAAACCCAGACTACCTCCAGTAGCAGCTCCACAGAGCACAGACAAGCAGCCACTCGAACTGCCAGACAG CACTGGAACATTGGACACCAAAACTGAGACCTGA